Proteins encoded within one genomic window of Anopheles gambiae chromosome 3, idAnoGambNW_F1_1, whole genome shotgun sequence:
- the LOC133392765 gene encoding uncharacterized protein LOC133392765, which yields MPPTAEPPTVAKKEASAALPNKNKAKQKVSLNIIYPPFEPELLDFWFLALEATFVMNGHYSDRYRYNALITCLGSRAKMVRKTIQMCSTLNSKKKYKILKAAVRACYPTVEEQKPATTPHPLTTVKLGDRKPSELLAEMRLLGKGCPDSLLEYVWLRALPASIQSAVSVHVDAVEVPSIDDSAAKADKMLEKLRRAEERAKQNKITNQQMSQVTALMDKIMKTTEELRLLSASSSKAQDSSSTVSWTCWYHSIYGRQAYNCEVRNKNDSSIKCDFLARNP from the coding sequence ATGCCGCCAACGGCTGAACCGCCAACCGTGGCAAAGAAAGAAGCATCAGCTGCCCTgcccaacaaaaacaaagcaaaacaaaaagtttcGCTCAATATAATCTATCCACCCTTTGAACCGGAACTTCTTGACTTTTGGTTTCTTGCCTTGGAAGCCACGTTTGTTATGAATGGCCATTACTCGGACAGGTACAGGTACAATGCGCTCATCACTTGCCTAGGCAGCCGCGCCAAAATGGTCCGCAAGACGATCCAAATGTGTAGTACGTTAAACTCGAAGAAAAAGTACAAAATTCTCAAAGCTGCCGTACGTGCCTGCTATCCTACGGTAGAAGAGCAGAAACCCGCCACCACACCTCACCCGCTCACCACCGTGAAGCTTGGCGACCGGAAGCCGTCCGAGCTGCTAGCCGAAATGCGCCTCTTGGGCAAAGGATGCCCGGATTCATTGCTCGAATACGTTTGGCTTCGTGCACTGCCGGCTTCGATACAGTCGGCCGTTAGTGTGCATGTCGATGCCGTAGAGGTTCCTTCAATCGACGACTCGGCTGCCAAGGCGGACAAGATGTTGGAGAAATTACGCCGCGCGGAGGAACgagccaaacaaaacaaaataacaaatcaGCAAATGTCACAAGTTACTGCATTGATGgataaaattatgaaaacaaCCGAAGAGCTGCGACTCCTCTCCGCTTCTTCCTCCAAAGCGCAGGATTCGAGTAGTACCGTTTCGTGGACCTGCTGGTATCATAGCATCTACGGCAGACAGGCGTATAATTGCGAGGTGCGGAATAAAAACGATTCTAGTATTAAGTGCGATTTCTTAGCCAGAAATCCATAa
- the LOC133392761 gene encoding zinc finger protein 791-like, whose amino-acid sequence MVHTLREITNICRLCLCEELDILVPAKNVFDSLLTSEDVEHFTSIQIPTDDNVPYVICTDCRNGLRKSVAFRKSCVRNDRIYQQMFSQFIAETRHETDRKLPPATVHLKSEDDFDECEHEFLDEIENVNCDDTGLILASTEQYVSCDEELIELDNRHDVSDTVLVTPAAVNVRAGRGKRLICPKANKASERSKTLRLTKQAATPKAYSQEQPFVLDWPYLTKQLCDLCGQMVTNLKRHLLSHTKEAMYACPHCSMKMTDGSNLVRHINAVHMKTIVKTCDACGQGFTHYNTYNSHMRTKHGIGEKFKCKLCPKIFNHKGSLREHISRMHTYESKYECKLCSKRFKTRRALNIHGRVHSDNQPYACSYCPKRFKSGYARNTHQLTHTGITFSCELCRKSYRYKSLLNIHMRKHHPEAVIKSENADEGGADEGIV is encoded by the exons ATGGTGCACACTTTACGTGAAATAACTAACATTTGTCGGCTTTGTTTGTGCGAAGAGCTGGACATCCTAGTTCCTGCCAAGAATGTATTTGATTCTTTGCTTACCTCGGAGGATGTGGAACATTTTACCAGCATACAG ATCCCAACCGATGACAACGTACCATACGTGATCTGCACCGATTGTAGAAATGGTTTAAGAAAATCAGTTGCCTTTCGGAAGTCTTGCGTGCGCAACGATCGAATCTATCAGCAAATGTTCTCACAATTCATAGCCGAGACTAGGCACGAAACGGATCGAAAGCTACCGCCTGCCACTGTTCACCTCAAATCGGAAGATGATTTCGACGAATGCGAGCATGAATTTCtcgatgaaattgaaaatgtaaACTGCGATGATACTGGTTTAATTCTTGCTAGCACTGAGCAGTACGTTTCTTGTGATGAAGAGCTGATTGAGTTGGACAATCGTCACGATGTTAGTGATACCGTTCTAGTGACACCGGCAGCCGTAAACGTTCGTGCCGGTAGGGGCAAAAGGCTCATATGcccgaaagcaaacaaagcgAGCGAAAGGTCCAAGACGCTACGGCTAACGAAGCAGGCTGCCACTCCCAAAGCATATTCACAAGAACAGCCGTTCGTTCTGGATTGGCCATATTTAACGAAACAGCTTTGCGACCTCTGTGGCCAGATGGTTACCAACTTGAAGCGCCACTTGCTGAGCCACACCAAAGAAGCGATGTACGCCTGTCCACACTGCTCCATGAAAATGACCGATGGCTCCAATCTCGTGCGGCACATCAATGCGGTGCACATGAAAACGATCGTCAAGACGTGCGATGCATGCGGCCAAGGGTTTACGCATTACAACACCTACAACTCGCACATG cgCACCAAACACGGTATCGGGGAGAAATTTAAGTGCAAACTTTGCCCGAAAATATTCAACCACAAGGGCAGCTTGAGGGAGCACATCAGCCGAATGCACACCTATGAAAGTAAATACGAGTGCAAGCTGTGCAGCAAACGGTTTAAGACCAg ACGGGCGTTGAACATACACGGCAGGGTACATTCGGACAATCAGCCGTACGCATGCAGCTACTGCCCGAAGCGGTTCAAGAGTGGGTACGCTCGTAATACGCATCAGCTCACGCACACCGGTATCACGTTCTCCTGCGAGCTTTGCCGAAAGTCCTATCGGTACAAATCCTTGCTCAATATACACATGCGAAAACACCACCCGGAGGCAGTGATCAAATCGGAAAATGCAGACGAAGGTGGTGCAGATGAAGGAATTGTATAG
- the LOC133392762 gene encoding zinc finger protein 32-like, whose product MVHTLRKITNICRLCLCEELDILVPAEDVFDSSLTTEDVERFTGVQIPADDKVPYVICTDCRSSLRKSAAFRKSCVRNDRLYCQLFSELIVEIRNETNRKQPATIVHHTPDDDIDVTVFTHPVHPKQLSASENKQLVSADERDERESIETEATPLKSTLSSPRPEPMAIDETSNLQDPPIRTRKRRKKYANRHVEYLCDICGQTTTNYKRHQLTHTKEVRIPCPHCPIQMTDSSNLARHIEAVHMQLIIKTCELCGKGFKHHNSYNAHMRGVHNVGEKYKCKICYKEFNSTRSIQEHTRRRHSIETKFECKDCSKRFKCGRSLYIHKRVHSDNRPYACSHCPKRFKSSFGRNTHQLTHTGIIFSCQHCDKSYRYKAQLNMHMRKLHPELFAENTDGSGGPD is encoded by the exons ATGGTGCACACACTACGCAAAATAACTAACATTTGTCGGCTTTGTTTGTGCGAAGAGCTGGACATCCTAGTTCCTGCCGAGGATGTATTCGATTCCTCGCTTACCACGGAGGATGTGGAACGCTTCACCGGTGTACAG ATCCCGGCCGATGACAAAGTACCTTACGTGATCTGCACCGACTGTAGAAGTAGTTTAAGAAAATCAGCTGCCTTTCGGAAGTCTTGCGTACGCAATGATCGACTCTATTGCCAATTGTTCTCGGAATTGATCGTCGAGATTCGGAACGAAACGAATCGAAAGCAACCTGCAACGATTGTTCATCACACACCCGATGATGATATCGATGTTACGGTTTTCACCCACCCCGTTCATCCAAAGCAACTGTCTGCTTCTGAGAACAAGCAGCTAGTTAGCGCTGATGAAAGAGATGAAAGAGAAAGCATTGAAACGGAAGCTACccctttaaaatcaacactCTCGTCTCCTCGCCCGGAACCGATGGCAATTGACGAAACAAGCAACCTGCAGGACCCACCAATACGCACTAGGAAACGACGCAAAAAGTATGCGAATCGTCATGTGGAATACCTGTGTGACATATGTGGCCAAACGACTACCAATTACAAACGACACCAGCTGACGCACACGAAAGAAGTACGAATCCCTTGCCCGCATTGTCCGATACAGATGACGGACAGCTCGAATCTTGCGCGCCACATCGAAGCCGTGCACATGCAGCTGATCATTAAAACGTGCGAATTGTGTGGTAAAGGATTCAAGCATCATAACAGCTACAATGCTCATATG CGTGGCGTGCATAATGTTggggaaaaatataaatgcaAGATATGCTACAAAGAGTTCAACAGTACACGTAGCATACAGGAACATACCAGGCGTCGGCATAGTATCGAAACTAAATTTGAATGCAAGGATTGCAGTAAGCGGTTTAAGTGTGG AAGGTCGCTGTATATACACAAACGAGTACATTCCGACAACCGGCCGTATGCTTGCAGCCACTGTCCGAAACGGTTCAAGAGCAGCTTCGGCCGCAATACGCATCAACTCACCCACACGGGCATTATATTTTCCTGCCAGCATTGTGATAAGTCCTATCGGTACAAGGCTCAACTTAACATGCATATGCGAAAACTTCACCCGGAGTTGTTTGCCGAAAACACGGACGGATCTGGCGGACCGGAttag